The following is a genomic window from Desulfurella amilsii.
TATGCGTAGTGTTGCGGATATTGCTTACAGAGTTTCTTTAATATGCGGTTTTTCTAAAAAAACATCGGTTAAGATTTACAAAGCTTCGCTTCATCACGATGTTGGTAAATTTTATTGGTATGATGGACTTTTTACAAAACCTAATAAATTATTAAACCAGTTAGATAAGGAGTATATTTACAGGCACCCAGAATATAGTGTTAAATATTTACAGTATGCAATGCCAAGATGGGCTTATAACGAATATTTAAAAAGCGATATATCAATAATTGATTTAATTATGTTGCACCACGAAAAGCCAGATGGTAGCGGATATTACAGGATAAAAAATATTCCAAAAGAAGCTGTGGTTATATCTTTTGCGGATATTTTTTCGGCTTGTATAGAATTCAGACAGTATAAGCCGTCAATGTCTTGCAGTATGGCATTAAATTTAGGTTTAGCAGATTTTAAAGATGTATTTACCAAAGAAGAAGTAAAATTAATCAAAACTGACTTGCAGTTTTAATTGTTTTAAGAAAAATATAATAATTATACACATAAAAATAATATATAATATTCAAAGAAAACATACATATAAAGAAAGATATAATAAAATGTAAGAATTTTATATATAAAAATATGCTATAATATTCAAAGAAAACATACATATAAAGAAAGATATAATAATTATACATACAAAAATAATATATAATATTCAAATAAAATAGTAAATAAAATAATATTTTTTTTCTATATTTTTAAATTGAATATAAAAATAATAAAATAAAATAATAAGTATTGACTTTGAATATAAAATATTATAGTATTGTTTTTGGGCTTTAATAGCCTAATTTTTTATTTAGGAGGTGCTGAGTGAGAAAGTTGGTAATAGACATAGGTTACGGTGATGTGAAATTTAAGGCAGATGATTATCTAAATAAGTTTCCAAGCACTTTTGTTCAGGAAACAATATTTAAGGATTTTAAAGGGGAAATAAGGGACAGGGGTTATTATAAAACAGGCGAAAGAAAATTACAGTATATAATAGGATTAAAAAATGAATCTGATAAAGGTGAAATTGATTATATCAATAGATATGATGAACTTGTCAAATTTGCCCCATTTTTTATCTACCATGCCATTCAAATATTAAAAAAAGACGGCATTGATACACATTTTGACAAGCTTGTTACAGGGTTGACTTTAAGAGAATGGAATAAAAAAGAAAAATTTTTTAATGCGGTAAAAGAAATTGATATTAACGGTGAAAAGATAACTTTCGGTAAACGCATAGCTTATATTCAAGGACAGGGGATTTATTACAATAACACTACCGAAGAAGAAAGAAAAAAGTATATATGTGTTTTAGACATTGGATACAATACGGTTGATATTTTATTATTTAAAGATAGTAGAATTATAGAAGAAAAATCTACAGTAAGAACATTTGGCGTAGAAATAATGGTTAATAACCTTCAAAATTTCATAAATCAACAGTATGAAGATGAAAATATAAGCGAACAGCAGGCAAAAATCGCAATAGAAAAGAAAGAAATAGATATTAAAGGAAATATGGTAGATATAGAAAGCGTTGTAAACGATTTAATAAGTAAGTTTGCGGTAGATACAATTCATTTTATAGAAAAACATTTAAGAAAATATTCAGTAAGTAAAGTTATTATAAGCGGTGGTGGTGCTTATTTGCTTGAAAATGTTCCTATGAGAGACTTATATGTATTTTCCAAAAAACCTTATGAATTTCAAAATGTCATAGGTTATTACGAGCGTGATAAAAATAAAGATAAGGAGTAAAAAAATGGCTAAGAAAAAAGATGAAAGCAATTTTAGATACTTTTTTTTTAGGATACCCAGAGAAAAAGCAACTTTTTTAGACGAACTGCAAATTCCTAAAACAACTTTTATTTTACAGGCTTGCCAATATTTTATACAACATATGCCTGATAAATATAAATCGCTTTATTTTCAAGAAATTGATAATATTATTAATGATAATAAGGAAAAACTAGAAGAACAACCACAATCTAAAACAGATAGCAATAATACAGCTTATATTAAACCAGAACCAGAAGTAAAAACAGAAACAGATGTAGAAATAGAAATTAAAAAAGAAGCAGAAGATGATGGTAGTTCATTCTAGATAACCTTGCTTGGCTTTTAAAAGCCAAGCAAATATTTTTTTAAATATATAAATCTAATTTTATAAAAATAATTTGACTTTTCTATTTTTATTGTATATATTATAAGTAACAAAATCTATGCAGGAGTTTAGCGTTGAAAAAGGCTTTTATTTTGGCTTCTATGCTTTGTTTTGCTGTGGCACATAACGCAAAGGCAGATTTATTTACTGCTCCCGCAAGCAATACGCAATCCAGCGTTCCGCAAAATCCTATACAAAATCCACAGCTTCCATCGCAAGTGCCAAGCAACCCTAACAGGACAGAATTTGACGACCTTAATAACTCAAAACCTATTAACCAGACTACAACAGTTACAACAACAGACTCAAACGGACAATCAAATTCGGTTACTTATCAAGGAAGTCCTAACCAAGTAACGACAGGCGGAAATGATAATGGTATGAATGCAAATAATTCAGGTAATAATAATTCAAGTAATAGCGGTTTAACTAATAACAATAGCATTAATAACGCAAGTAATAATTCAAGTAACGATAATGGTATTAACCAAAATTTAGACGGTAATCAAACAATCAATAAAGCAACTCCGAAAGTGCAGGATATAGGACAGCTTGCAAAAGAGTTGGTTGGCGCAATAACTTTGGCAGAAGGTTTTAAATATCAGTCTTGGGCTGACGCAGGTTGCGTAGATTGGCAAATAGTAGGTATCTGTATAAAATGGAAACACGGTCACCCTGTTATTGCTCCAAAAGTATCTATGTGGCTTCCTGTTCTAATTTTAGAAACTCCAAATAAATTTGCTTACAGTAAAATTGATATAGTAAATATGATGTTAAAAGCGGTTGGTGCAATAGCAGATACGGCAGGCAATACTTTGGGAAGTCCAGCTGAAATAACAAGCGGTTCAATTACAGCTGACAAAGACCATCCTTTACAGTTAAGAGAAGTTCATATTGTAGGTTTCCCCTTAAAAGCTTTTGAGATTATGCACCCAAAACCTAAATATTGTGACGCTCCAATAACAGATATGTTTCCTTATTATTTTTCAGAAATTGATTTGTTGAATTGGAGGCAGGCGGCGGATCAAGCTACTTTTAGAAGATATTTGTCTGGTTTTTTGCAGGCTATACAAGCTTGTTCGCTGGAAAACATACCATCTAATCTAATTAACGGATTTGGCGGAAATGCTGGTAGTGTATCTCTCGGCAATATGTGTATAGGCAATTGGGCTACTTTATATCCAAGAGTTGGTTTTGTTAATCAGAGTTCGGAAGTGGTAGGAAGCGCAGTTGATGCAGTAAGAGGGGCAAGCTGGGATTCACAAAGCAATAATCAGCCAAGATTTATGATTAGTGCAGTTCCATTAGATATCTCAACGGGTTCAGATAAAATACAAATGGCTATTCCACATAAAGAAAGCTGTATGAATATAGGCACAAATTTTGCTTCGTGGGATAAAAACCTTGTAGCGAAGGACGGCAATTATGTTTGGATTTATTGGAAAAAGTTTACTTGCTGTATGTGGTAGTCTAATAATTACTGCATACTGCCAAGCTGATATGTTTCAGCAGAATAATAATACACCGCATCAAACACGGTCTAATTTTAAATCAGAAGTTCAGACTATAATAAATAAACAGCAGACGCAACAGCAATCTATGCAGGAAAAAGCAAAAGAGATTGTTGATGCAGGTTTAAAACCTAAATATGTGCCTAATTATCAGGATTTAACTGTAAATAAATTAGACAATTCAGTTTGGTTTTACTTTACGAAAGACAATTTTGACGCTGAAAAAGTTCAAGAAGCCATAAATTTGGCAAGAAGCCATAATTTATATCCTGTTATTTATTATCTATCAGAACAATGCAGTTTTGCAAATGCACAGCAGGCACAGCAGTTTTTTTATCAGCACGGCTTGCAGTATATATTTACGCAGAATTACAGTGATAATGTAGAGTTTGAATTGAGTTGCGACCAAAAAATCCTAAATCAAATAAAAAACAAAGACGATGTCTATTTTAAATTTATGTCAATTAGAGGTTTGCATGGAACGGGGTATTTAAATGATTTCCAAAAAGTTTATAGCAGTTGCTTTGTTAACTAGCTTTATAGCATCTAATACATACGCTTATAGAGTTCCTATGGGAACAGAAAATAACAATACAACGCAAAGCAATACAGTTACTCAGTCAGTTACAATAAGCAATGACAGCAACAGCAATGCAAAAAGCGATAATAGTGTAGCAGAAAAACAAAACAGCGATTTACCATATTATTATCCAAAAGGCAAAAACGGGCATTATGTATTTACTCCAGAGGAATTATGGGATAATAATCCTAATAAGCCACCCGGTCCTGTTTTAGATTTCTTAACCAAACCTACAAAAGAAACAGGGGAATTATATCTTGATTGGTTAAATCAAAGAAGTGAAGCTTTGGCTAAAAGTTTTATGGTTTTACAAGAATTAAAAGACCAAGAATTTGCAAAACATATACAAGCTTTAAAGCCTATTACAAATAGTGAGTTGCTTATTGTTTATGTTTCTGTAAATCAAGCAAGCGCTAATGAACTTTTAGAGTTGCAGAAAATAAAAGCGATTTTCCCTAATCTGCAAATTATGGTCTATCCTATAGGCGATGATCCGAATGCAGTGGTTAGAATGCTTTACCAATACGGTTTTCAAAACTATGTTACTCAAAACAATGTTGTGTTGAATTTGGCAAAAATTGTTTCAGTTACTCCATCTGTTTACCTGTTTAACAGGCAGACAGGAAATTTATTAAAAGCTTTTGCAGGAGGCGCAAATGCGAAAGAAATCATTCAAGCTATGTAGTATAATAGCTTTTATAGGAATTTTAGGGCTTAATACAACAGCTAATGCCGACCTTTTAAGCAGTATAGGAGGCGGTGGCAGTTTATCGTCAACAGAACAAAATATTATAAATGGATATACAAATCAATCAAGCTCGCAAGGTTTTTACAATACTTATGCACCGCAGTATTACCAATCGGCTCAATATTTACAGCAGGCGGGACAGTCAATAGGAAGCGGGCTTAATCTGCAATCTCTTGCAAGCGGTAATTTTAATTTACAAGGACTTTTGGGTGGCGGAATAGGAAGTATTTACTCGCAGGTAGGCAATATGCAGGGTATAATTCAACAGCTTTCAAGCGGTAGTTTGGCTAATTTATCCACAGGTAATATAGTTTCGCAGATTTCACAGTCACCAATGACACTGCTCTCTTTTGCAAGCCCAACTATTGCCAATAGTTTACAAAATGCTCAAAATCAAGCTACAAAAATATATTCATCAAGTTTAAATTCATATCAGGGTTATGTAAACAAATCATCGCTTGGAAATGGAATAACAGCACAGGGAACAGCAAATTCAATGGTTCAATGTATTCAGCAAAATACATCAAGCGGTATGGATTTAAATACTGCATTATCTAAATGCTCTCAATCACAACAGACACCGCAGTATGTGCCTTTAACTGCAAACAATAATAACCAGCTTGCTTCAAGTATGAATATTACACAAGACTCAGCTCAGATTGCAGGTTTAAACGGAACAGAACAAAATATTTATACTTATTATGTCGGTAATATTTCAATTAATAACGGACAAGTGCAGGCAGATATTAAACAAAATCCTGTTTTAAGCGCTTACAATGATTATTCTAAATATTACGGCAGTTTGGTTGTAGGGGCTATGAAAGACCCTAATAACACAACAAACTTACAACAAATAGGTTTTCAAACAGGCGTTACTATTACATCTGACTTAATATTAACCTTATCAGATTCACCAGACGGCACGCTTTACGCAAATCAGCTTGGAAGTCAGATAGCAATAGAAAGAATTAAAAAAGATATGACATTAGTAAACTCTGCTCTTGGCGTTTCTATACAGAAAGCAAAAACGCAAGGCAATGATGCTCTTGTGGCGTTGCTAAGACAAAGACAGGAAACACTAAATAAACAGTTTGCAGATTACGCAAAACAAGACACAAATGCTAATATAGCGCAAATAGCTTTAGCGGCGCAGAAATCTTTTGATAAATCAAGGCAAAATGGATTTGCTGAAAGCGTAGATATATTAGATAATCCTTACTCAAAACCATCATTAAATACTTATCAAGGACAAACAAATACATTTAGTGGTCAGGAAACAGGACAAAATGTAGCAGACGCAATAAACAATTCTATAATGGAAAATTCTTTAATAAAAAATAATCAATCTACCTACCAGCAGAATTTATCGGCAGTCCAGCAGTGGAACCAATAAGGAGTAAATAATGGCAGACCCAACAATTGATTTTTATACAGTTTTCGCTTCGCTTGAAAGTGTAGGGCTTACTCTTGCGCAAACGATAGCTAAATCTCAAGTATTGAAAGATTTTGTATATATTATTTTCATTTGGGGAATGTTTGAAACTTTTTTCAGGGTTTATGAAAAAAGAGAGTTTTTGCCTTTTGTGAACTTTATTGCTTACTTTGCTATTATGATGGCAATTTTTTCTTACATACCCCCAGCACCTGCGTTTAGCTATATCAATTTCCCAGCACAAATTGCAGATGGATTTACAAGCGGTATTATGTCAGCAATAAGCCAGCAAAGCACAAAAGACGCTATGAATAAATCTCTTGCAGATGTGAATAAAAAATTTATGATGGATACTCAAGGTAATCAAAATAAATTAGCACCAGACGCAAATGCACCACAGCAATATAAAGATTTATATAATACTATACGAGAAAATTTAAGAAATTACTCTAAATATTGTTCAAGAACGGGCGCTTCCGGCACTAATTCAATGAGTATGTCGCTGATAAATCCGTCAGCTATTAATAACGATGAAAAGAATTGGATGACGAGCCAGAATTGTCCTATAGCTAAAAGCACTACGGGATATTATAGTTTTGTAACCGCACCAGATAAAAACGGAGTTAAATATGTAACTTGCGATCAAATGAATACAATTTTAAGAGCTGATATGAAGGATTACATTGAAAATTATTGGGCTCAGACTCCTTACGGTAAACAGGTATATCAAGGTTCACAGGCATCATCGGATTTAAGTCAAAGAGATTTAGATACCGCATATTTTTTGGGAGGCGGTAGTTTAGATTCTATAGCCTTTGCTACAACACCGGGCAATATAGACAGTGGAACAACAGACGCAAATGAAGGTGGTATAAATTATACTTTAAGAACAACTTACAATTTTATTCTTAACACATTCGGCTCAGCCGAAACTAAACTTATGCATATATCTGTAATGACTTACGGTCCGATGATGATTTATGGCATGTATATGCTTAATGCGGCGTTTTATGCCCTTATTATTGCTTTTACTCCTATTGTTTTTGTTTTAGCAATGCAGAAACCTGAAAACATTACAATCTACATTAAATGGATTTTTACAGTAATTTGGGCTAAAAGCTGGCAAATAGTCGGATATATAGCAATCAACTTATTTAATAATATTAAATTTTCGGCTAATCCGGGAACCACAGGCGTTTTTTCAAGCGCAGGAGTTTTAAATGACTTATGGCAGATTACCTTAATAAGTATTTTTACAATAAGTCCCGGCATAATGGCATTAATATTCCTTGAAGGGCGTTCAATGATTACAGGTGCTATGACAGGTATTGCTGGTAATATATCAAGCGAACGCTTAATTCAATCAACAGCTCGTATAGGCAGTGTTTTTAGTAATAATGGAAGTAATACAACTTCTGGAACAACAGGCGGTAGTCCTATCGGAGGTGGCAATAACGGTGGCGGAGGCGGTGGCAATGCTAATGCTAATGTTGATAGCGGGGCAACAGGTGCAACTAAGAGTTAAAAAAACAAACAGGATAAATAAAATATTGATTTTTAATTTTAAAGAACATATATTAATTGATTGAGAATGTTTTTAAAAATTCTCAATTTAAAGGAGGAGTTTTATGTGGCTATTAGAAAACGAAAGACCAAATCTTTTTAATCTAAGAAATTTTTACAAGGTAGAATTAGAAAGAAAAGAAGAAATGCCAAATCTTTTTCTTTATCAATTATCGTCAAACAAAAGCGATTTGATAATTAAAAAGTTTAGTCTTGAAAAATTTAGTAATGCTTTTAAGGAAAAGCTTAACAACTTTCTAAAAATCAACAAGTTTTTGTTTATTGAAACCAACTACCAAAAATTTATCTGGATTAACTCAAATTTTGTTGTGAGTATAGTTAATAAACTCAAAGCCGAAGATGTTACAATGGAAATTGAAACCACATCAGGCTTAACAGACAGCATAGAAATAGGAAGCAGGATCCATTTGCAGTTATTTATCGTCAAAAATATAGAAATAATAGCAATGCCAACAACAAAGGAGGAAACAAGAGGAATAAAATCCAAATACGATATAGCAAGCACAAGTTTTTAAAAATGTCTGATAAATATCAAGCTCGTAAAATTGCAATATTTTATATTTATGCAAATTATTTTAACGAAAATGATATAAGTGTTTTTTTAGAAAATAAAGAAAATGTTGATTTGCGGTATATAGAAACACTTATATCTTTATACCGCAATCAGCAGAAAATTATAAAAAAACTTTTATCTTATATACTAAAAAAAGAAAGACTTACTACTTTTCATATGGTTCTTTTAATGGTGATGGTGGCAGAAAACTATATTGTAGAATTTACTGACGAAGATGTGAGAGATTATATACAAATTGCAAACAAATATGCCGATCAATTCTTAATAGATATAATATATTTTGCAAAAAAAAGCAATATCTTAAAATTAGCACAATAAAAATTATTTTTTTAAATATTTACTTGACTTTTATACATTAAAATCCTATTATATTTATAGAAATTTTATTTTTTAGGAGGTGTTTTAGTGAAAAAAAAAAAACTTATCAGCTACATAACAGCAATTACAGTAGCAACAGGTTTGTCTTTTGGTTTAACAGCTACAAAGGCAAAAGCGCAAGAAGCGCAGATTGGAAACACAGGAGTTACTTTATCGGCAGGGTATGCAGGCGAACACTTTCACTATGGCGAAAGCATAGGCGACCAAGAACACGGCTGGCTAAATGGTTTTTATGTAGGTGCAGGCTATACCAGCCAAAACAGCGTATTAGGCTTGGGTAAACTTGATTTGAATTTAAAAGACACTTTTTTAACAAACAGCATTACTTATGATGGATATCAAACAGATTTAGCAACAGGTGCACACATACCATCAACTACAAACACTCACGAAAACATTAACAAGATTGAGTTTGAATTTGGATTTAACCAAGCATTGGCGCAAAATATCAGTGTAGGCGAATATGGTATTTTGGGCTACAGATATTGGGATAGGCAAATTAAGGGTATTGGCGGTTATACAAATGACTACAATAATGGTTATGCAGGCATTGGAGTAAAAAGCAAAATCAGCAATTTGGGCTTAAATGGCTTAAATTTAGGTTTAGATTTGTCATATAGGCTTTCTCCTGCTTGGAGCAGTATCAATTATATGACAAATGATTTTGGCACTTACGATATGGGAACGGCTTACAATGTAAGGGTAGAAGTGCCTATTGAGTATAATTTAGGTAAAAATTTCTCTGTTAGCGCAACACCTTATTATGACTATTGGCATTTCACAGGCTCAAATATTGTAAATGTATCGTTTTTTGGGTTTCAAATCCCTACTCGTGAACCGGGTAGTGAAACAAACTCTTTGGGCTTTAATTTAGGCATAAACTATAAATTCTAATAGCAGGCTTGTCCTGCTATTTTTTTAAGGGGTGCTTATGAAAAAAATTATTATATCGCTAGGATTAGGCTTATTGTTAGTTTCAAATGCTTTTGCAGAAAACATTACAATGCAGGAAATTGCCAAAAATGTGCCTTTTCAAACGCAGGGAGTAAAAATAATTAAAGAAACTCCGATAGGCAATGGTATTTATGAGGTTATTGTTTCTCTACCAAAAAACCAGCAGGGTCAAGGAATGCCTTATGCAATCGTTTATGCGTCAAAAGATTTTGTTATTGTAGGCAACTTATTTAAAAATAAGCAGAATCAAACAATGACCGTTATGAACTCTCTTTTACAGCCTGTAATAGAAAAGAGAATTAAAAACAGCGGGGAATATGCAAAAACACACACAAGCGAATTAGATGCGCTATCGGTAGCAATGTATAAACCAGCAAAAGCAAATGGCAAAACTTTATTTGTTTTTACCGATCCAGCTTGTCCTGCCTGCGAACAGGCAAAAAAAGATTTGATTAGTTTAGCAAACAAAACAGGATACACGATAAAAATTCTACCTATGGCAGAACACCCTGAAAGTATACATTTATGGAATGGCTTTATATGCGGA
Proteins encoded in this region:
- a CDS encoding HD-GYP domain-containing protein — its product is MANTQPLLLNKNKNISPFNIVLLRKHMRSVADIAYRVSLICGFSKKTSVKIYKASLHHDVGKFYWYDGLFTKPNKLLNQLDKEYIYRHPEYSVKYLQYAMPRWAYNEYLKSDISIIDLIMLHHEKPDGSGYYRIKNIPKEAVVISFADIFSACIEFRQYKPSMSCSMALNLGLADFKDVFTKEEVKLIKTDLQF
- a CDS encoding ParM/StbA family protein; the encoded protein is MRKLVIDIGYGDVKFKADDYLNKFPSTFVQETIFKDFKGEIRDRGYYKTGERKLQYIIGLKNESDKGEIDYINRYDELVKFAPFFIYHAIQILKKDGIDTHFDKLVTGLTLREWNKKEKFFNAVKEIDINGEKITFGKRIAYIQGQGIYYNNTTEEERKKYICVLDIGYNTVDILLFKDSRIIEEKSTVRTFGVEIMVNNLQNFINQQYEDENISEQQAKIAIEKKEIDIKGNMVDIESVVNDLISKFAVDTIHFIEKHLRKYSVSKVIISGGGAYLLENVPMRDLYVFSKKPYEFQNVIGYYERDKNKDKE
- a CDS encoding TraU family protein, with translation MKKAFILASMLCFAVAHNAKADLFTAPASNTQSSVPQNPIQNPQLPSQVPSNPNRTEFDDLNNSKPINQTTTVTTTDSNGQSNSVTYQGSPNQVTTGGNDNGMNANNSGNNNSSNSGLTNNNSINNASNNSSNDNGINQNLDGNQTINKATPKVQDIGQLAKELVGAITLAEGFKYQSWADAGCVDWQIVGICIKWKHGHPVIAPKVSMWLPVLILETPNKFAYSKIDIVNMMLKAVGAIADTAGNTLGSPAEITSGSITADKDHPLQLREVHIVGFPLKAFEIMHPKPKYCDAPITDMFPYYFSEIDLLNWRQAADQATFRRYLSGFLQAIQACSLENIPSNLINGFGGNAGSVSLGNMCIGNWATLYPRVGFVNQSSEVVGSAVDAVRGASWDSQSNNQPRFMISAVPLDISTGSDKIQMAIPHKESCMNIGTNFASWDKNLVAKDGNYVWIYWKKFTCCMW
- a CDS encoding conjugal transfer protein TraG N-terminal domain-containing protein, which gives rise to MADPTIDFYTVFASLESVGLTLAQTIAKSQVLKDFVYIIFIWGMFETFFRVYEKREFLPFVNFIAYFAIMMAIFSYIPPAPAFSYINFPAQIADGFTSGIMSAISQQSTKDAMNKSLADVNKKFMMDTQGNQNKLAPDANAPQQYKDLYNTIRENLRNYSKYCSRTGASGTNSMSMSLINPSAINNDEKNWMTSQNCPIAKSTTGYYSFVTAPDKNGVKYVTCDQMNTILRADMKDYIENYWAQTPYGKQVYQGSQASSDLSQRDLDTAYFLGGGSLDSIAFATTPGNIDSGTTDANEGGINYTLRTTYNFILNTFGSAETKLMHISVMTYGPMMIYGMYMLNAAFYALIIAFTPIVFVLAMQKPENITIYIKWIFTVIWAKSWQIVGYIAINLFNNIKFSANPGTTGVFSSAGVLNDLWQITLISIFTISPGIMALIFLEGRSMITGAMTGIAGNISSERLIQSTARIGSVFSNNGSNTTSGTTGGSPIGGGNNGGGGGGNANANVDSGATGATKS
- a CDS encoding thioredoxin fold domain-containing protein, with the translated sequence MKKIIISLGLGLLLVSNAFAENITMQEIAKNVPFQTQGVKIIKETPIGNGIYEVIVSLPKNQQGQGMPYAIVYASKDFVIVGNLFKNKQNQTMTVMNSLLQPVIEKRIKNSGEYAKTHTSELDALSVAMYKPAKANGKTLFVFTDPACPACEQAKKDLISLANKTGYTIKILPMAEHPESIHLWNGFICGHHTFKDYVDGNYKSEKECKSTMTYVGNASQLAQKMGIFATPTFITSDGKVIVGDNQKELNTLK